ACGGGACACTGCGGCGCATCGCACCGGAGGCGGCCGCCTCCGGTAAGCCGCTGAAGGGGCTGCACGGCTCGGCCGAGGACGACAGCTGGACCTGGGTCTTCACCGCCGCGTAGCACCCGCGTGTCAGGCGCTCGGCCGCGTCCACGCCATCGTGAAGCACGTCGGTACGCCCGTGGGAGCGGCCTCCTTGCGGTAGGCCCTCGGCGACCGGCCGACGATGTCGCTGAACGTACGGCTGAACGTCCCCGGGCTGCCGAAGCCGACCTCGAAGCAGATGTCCGTCACACTGCGGTCGGTCTCGCGCAGCAGGAACATCGCCCGCTCGACCCGGCGGCGCTGGAGATAGCGGTGCGGCGTCTCGCCGAACGTGGCGCGGAACGTGCGCGTGAAGTGCGCCTGCGACACATGGGCGATCCGCGCCAGGGCCGGCACGTCCAGGGGCTGCGCGTACGCGCGGTCCATCGCGTCCCGGGCCCGCAGCATGCGGCGGTTGGTGTCTTCGGTAGCGCTGCTCACGACGCCATTCTCTTGTCCGCGAGCGACCGCGTCAGTAGGGGGTGGTGCCGGATGCCCGACCGGCACCACCCCGGTGGAG
The window above is part of the Streptomyces syringium genome. Proteins encoded here:
- a CDS encoding helix-turn-helix domain-containing protein; amino-acid sequence: MLRARDAMDRAYAQPLDVPALARIAHVSQAHFTRTFRATFGETPHRYLQRRRVERAMFLLRETDRSVTDICFEVGFGSPGTFSRTFSDIVGRSPRAYRKEAAPTGVPTCFTMAWTRPSA